In the Mauremys mutica isolate MM-2020 ecotype Southern chromosome 13, ASM2049712v1, whole genome shotgun sequence genome, one interval contains:
- the LOC123347889 gene encoding olfactory receptor 10A2-like — MTSPAWAPRVNETSQTYFIFLRFSNHWDMQILLFSLLFMLYLLTLVGNSLILLITMVDPALHTPMYFFIRNLSFLEICYTSVTVPKILANLISEDRSISFASCAVQLYFLLFFGTVECFLLASMSYDRYLAICYALHYTAKMSKGVYIGLTQVCWLCGIFIPLGNTAGIFSLPFCGPNQIDYFFCDFPPVLKLVCVNTSPNEVAILASSLLITVLPLLFTAGSYTYVPIYTILKIPLAEGRHKAFSTCSSHLIVVTLFYCSASFVYLQPKSSYSPERDKFLSLFYTVITPMLNPIIYSLRNKEVKEALRRTLKRLLFS; from the exons ATGACATCTCCTGCTTGGGCTCCAAGAGTGAATGAGACCAGCCAGACATACTTCATTTTCCTCAGGTTTTCTAACCACTGGGACATGCAGattctcctcttctctctgtTGTTCATGCTCTACCTGTTAACCTTAGTGGGGAACAGCCTCATTCTTCTCATCACAATGGTGGACCCggccctccacacccccatgtatttctttaTCAGGAACTTGTCCTTCCTGGAGATCTGCTACACTTCGGTCACTGTGCCCAAAATACTGGCCAACCTCATCTCGGAGGATCGATCCATCTCCTTTGCCAGCTGTGCAGTGCAGCTGTATTTCCTTCTCTTCTTCGGTACAGTCGAGTGTTTCCTTCTTGCTTCCATGTCCTATGACCGTTACCTGGCAATCTGCTACGCACTGCACTACACAGCCAAAATGAGTAAGGGGGTGTACATTGGGCTGACACAGGTCTGCTGGCTGTGTGGCATCTTCATACCACTGGGAAACACAGCTGGGATATTCAGCCTGCCGTTCTGTGGGCCTAATCAGATTGACTATTTCTTCTGTGACTTCCCTCCAGTGCTAAAGCTGGTCTGCGTCAACACGTCCCCAAATGAGGTTGCGATCCTAGCCAGCAGCTTGCTCATCACTGTCCTGCCCTTGCTCTTCACAGCAGGGTCCTACACCT acgtacccatataCACCATCCTCAAGATCCCATTGGCAGAGGGCAGACATAAAGCTTTCTCCACTTGCTCCTCTCATCTTATTGTGGTGACTCTCTTCTACTGCTCTGCTAGCTTTGTCTACCTACAGCCCAAGTCCAGCTACTCCCCAGAGCGGGACAAGTTCCTCTCACTGTTTTACACCGTGATAACACCCATGCTAAACCCAATCATCTACAGCTTGAGGAACAAGGAGGTAAAAGAGGCTCTGAGGAGAACCTTAAAAAGACTTTTGTTTTCCTAA